In one Nostoc sp. MS1 genomic region, the following are encoded:
- a CDS encoding type II toxin-antitoxin system VapC family toxin: protein MQFVLDCSVAISWCLVDENNDYANGILAMMPDAEAFVPGIWSLEIANVLLVAERRNRMTTEQSSEAIALLQSLLILVDTATDANALDATLMLGRQEGLAAYDAAYLELALRLGLPLATIDTRLAQAATRCGVDLVVVDDETSS from the coding sequence ATGCAGTTTGTTTTGGATTGTTCTGTAGCAATTAGCTGGTGTTTGGTGGATGAAAATAACGATTATGCTAATGGCATACTGGCAATGATGCCGGATGCAGAAGCATTTGTACCTGGAATTTGGTCACTAGAGATTGCTAATGTTCTACTGGTGGCTGAACGGCGTAACCGCATGACAACTGAACAATCATCAGAAGCTATTGCTTTGTTACAGTCACTATTAATCCTGGTTGATACGGCTACTGATGCCAACGCATTAGATGCAACGCTGATGCTAGGGCGACAAGAAGGTTTAGCCGCATATGACGCAGCTTACTTAGAATTGGCATTGCGGTTAGGATTGCCCTTGGCAACGATTGATACTAGATTAGCCCAAGCGGCCACAAGGTGTGGAGTGGATCTAGTAGTTGTTGACGATGAAACTTCTTCTTAA
- a CDS encoding type II toxin-antitoxin system HicA family toxin, translating to MPAKLRELEQFASKLGFYPSRQKSSHVVWKHPDGRRTVIPVYPEIGGWLLGEILHQLGATKNDLRVYRQTANVPVSQLVK from the coding sequence ATGCCGGCCAAATTACGCGAATTGGAGCAGTTTGCCTCAAAACTTGGCTTTTATCCATCACGTCAAAAGAGTAGTCATGTTGTCTGGAAGCACCCAGACGGACGAAGAACCGTAATACCTGTCTATCCTGAGATTGGTGGGTGGTTGTTAGGTGAAATTCTACACCAGCTAGGCGCTACAAAGAACGACTTGAGGGTATATAGGCAAACAGCAAATGTACCAGTTAGTCAGTTAGTTAAGTAG
- a CDS encoding dynamin family protein, translated as MVAEVLKPNLQDLQKDVVDLLKEISKLMYRAGSALGVDSVENKYTQYHYQITDEAKKVQKLELRMAIVAPMKAGKSTITNAIIGQEILPSRNSAMTTLPTEIIFDAELTEPVLQLNSHILSVFQETLLALRHQIDELGNERVQEKLAHYPHLANMPKQIQKWVGLSIPAKSQGRDNIIHTLTSLNDIVRLCSILDPLADPIQNLRDAPRIYTPFWRSQENIKSENLGNLVIVDTPGPNEAGENLQLQLVVEKQLIQSSIVLIVLDFTQLKTEAAEKVKKDVQKIIQLRGEDTLYVLINKVDQRRAGDMNLEQVQQFVAAEFGIGANSNQNRVFEISARRAFTSANFLTELQQHPDINVAQMKTANALAQEVFGIDWEEELEEASTTDLQRKAERLWKKSGFDPFLDGAISALIAEAAPRCIESALRTAYSYLAELSNDVQLRNSAINEDEAKLRQEVGALEKDLQSLEECRKRLQAVDKIKANLSQQLNKILESIKQEANKNLENYFTEEEYQRADIIKKGEMNTQNFFNWISKKFNFVERKSISSGVIEFTSLSAAENFAEQAIASAKHNVIDPLLEKVRNQVRKHIEQARQNLGNSLEQDTQPIIERACQRLNENFNINLSLPTPNLNYGELDNTKVRINHNTRWLDQGYETKVVEKRDFWHWLWLVPKKETIKVKRPDKQENYYTVSLQEIVEKSNKLIDESIKNIKEGINQYLDEDFKQRVNCFFNDLDSYLDNYRNTLIQAQKDQKRQAEEKNKLVKELSDLIKESTDKISKVNTYLKFTENSIK; from the coding sequence ATGGTTGCTGAGGTGCTAAAGCCGAATTTGCAAGACTTACAAAAAGATGTTGTTGATCTGCTAAAAGAAATTAGCAAATTGATGTATCGTGCTGGTTCTGCTTTAGGTGTTGATAGTGTTGAAAATAAGTATACACAGTATCACTATCAAATCACCGACGAAGCGAAAAAAGTGCAAAAGCTTGAGTTGAGAATGGCAATTGTTGCACCGATGAAAGCAGGTAAGTCTACCATTACAAATGCCATTATCGGACAGGAGATTTTGCCAAGCCGCAACTCTGCCATGACTACGCTTCCGACAGAAATTATCTTTGATGCAGAACTCACTGAGCCAGTTTTACAATTAAACTCCCATATTTTGTCAGTTTTTCAAGAAACACTTTTAGCTTTACGTCATCAGATTGATGAACTAGGTAACGAGCGAGTACAAGAAAAACTTGCTCATTACCCGCATTTAGCTAATATGCCAAAGCAAATTCAAAAATGGGTAGGATTGTCAATTCCAGCGAAGAGCCAAGGTCGTGATAACATAATTCACACTTTAACTAGCTTGAATGACATTGTTCGGTTGTGTAGTATTTTAGACCCACTTGCAGATCCAATACAAAATTTGAGGGACGCTCCTAGAATTTACACCCCTTTTTGGCGTTCCCAAGAAAATATAAAATCGGAAAACTTAGGTAATTTAGTAATCGTAGACACTCCTGGCCCGAATGAGGCAGGAGAAAATTTACAGCTTCAGCTTGTAGTTGAAAAACAACTCATCCAAAGTTCAATAGTTTTGATAGTTTTAGATTTTACACAACTCAAAACCGAAGCAGCAGAAAAGGTTAAAAAAGACGTTCAGAAGATTATTCAACTACGTGGTGAAGACACTTTATATGTATTAATTAATAAAGTTGACCAACGGCGCGCAGGTGATATGAACCTAGAGCAAGTACAGCAGTTTGTTGCTGCTGAATTTGGTATTGGTGCAAATAGTAATCAGAATCGAGTGTTTGAAATTTCCGCTAGACGTGCATTTACTTCTGCTAATTTTTTAACGGAATTACAGCAACATCCAGACATCAATGTTGCCCAAATGAAGACAGCAAATGCACTTGCTCAAGAAGTTTTTGGTATTGACTGGGAAGAGGAACTGGAAGAAGCATCTACAACAGATTTACAACGTAAAGCAGAAAGGTTGTGGAAAAAATCAGGATTTGACCCTTTTTTAGATGGAGCAATTTCGGCACTGATAGCAGAAGCTGCGCCTCGTTGTATAGAATCTGCACTCAGAACTGCCTACAGTTATCTTGCAGAATTGAGTAACGATGTCCAGCTTCGCAATAGTGCAATCAACGAAGATGAAGCAAAACTCAGACAAGAAGTTGGCGCGCTTGAAAAAGATTTGCAGTCTCTAGAAGAATGCCGTAAAAGGTTACAAGCCGTAGATAAAATTAAAGCGAACCTGTCACAACAGCTTAATAAAATACTTGAAAGTATTAAGCAAGAAGCTAACAAAAATCTTGAAAATTATTTCACTGAAGAAGAATATCAACGTGCAGATATTATAAAAAAGGGGGAGATGAATACACAAAATTTTTTTAATTGGATATCTAAAAAATTTAACTTTGTTGAACGAAAATCTATTAGTAGCGGTGTAATTGAATTTACCAGCCTAAGTGCAGCAGAAAACTTTGCGGAACAAGCAATTGCTTCTGCTAAACATAATGTTATAGACCCTTTGTTAGAAAAGGTTCGTAATCAAGTAAGAAAGCACATTGAACAAGCACGTCAAAACTTAGGCAATTCCTTAGAACAAGATACTCAGCCAATTATTGAACGTGCGTGTCAAAGGTTAAATGAAAATTTTAATATCAATCTATCTCTACCAACACCAAATCTAAATTATGGTGAGTTAGACAATACCAAAGTTCGTATCAATCATAATACTAGATGGTTAGACCAAGGCTATGAAACAAAAGTAGTAGAAAAAAGGGATTTTTGGCATTGGTTATGGCTGGTTCCAAAAAAAGAAACTATAAAGGTAAAACGACCAGATAAACAAGAAAATTACTATACTGTCTCACTTCAAGAAATAGTGGAGAAATCTAATAAACTGATTGACGAAAGTATTAAAAATATTAAAGAAGGAATTAATCAGTATTTGGATGAAGACTTTAAACAGCGTGTTAACTGCTTTTTTAATGATCTTGATAGCTACTTAGATAATTATCGTAACACTTTAATTCAGGCACAAAAAGATCAAAAAAGACAAGCTGAGGAGAAAAATAAATTAGTTAAGGAACTAAGTGATTTGATTAAAGAATCTACCGATAAAATTAGTAAGGTAAATACATATTTAAAGTTTACCGAAAATTCGATTAAGTAG
- a CDS encoding type II toxin-antitoxin system HicB family antitoxin, translating to MKSLQNYISIIRPDDNGTFVAYVPAIPSCHALGQTPEEAIRNLSDVFEMIQEEYLEDGQIMPEDVKLLVIR from the coding sequence ATGAAATCACTACAGAACTACATCAGCATTATTCGTCCTGATGACAATGGAACTTTTGTAGCCTATGTTCCAGCTATTCCCAGTTGCCATGCTTTGGGTCAAACTCCAGAAGAAGCTATACGTAATCTTAGCGATGTCTTTGAGATGATCCAGGAAGAATACTTAGAAGATGGGCAAATTATGCCTGAAGACGTGAAGCTGCTTGTTATTCGTTAA
- a CDS encoding PspA/IM30 family protein: MGQLFSRIKRLVKAELNYSKSEISTNNYEDAVALAALGGVAGASLGKIGILAKGTGLSVGAVPLTATGALTGLALYEAIRLITLGDTSSVSAAAIGASVGGGISAAIGGVGIATGGTAFAVGMVPMVAAGSVVGLGIAGLNRLLQQGVDPEKLLDLAIEDMQQQLLKLRQAVTSIMVTQKQTLQQYEQAQSEVSKWQRRTQLALQNGHDDLAREALKQKKIFTEKANTFKANLDEQTALVDVLKSQLAAFESKVSEARAFKVQIKSQIIAAKTQERLQNVGCSMNTSSAMAAFERMEAKVLMQESQSQSLVELAGADLESQFAAIESSNEVDEELAALKAQLSLESSFVSSNCTANQVVDEDLQALRKNLDEL, from the coding sequence ATGGGACAACTGTTTAGTCGAATTAAGCGACTCGTCAAGGCAGAACTTAACTATTCTAAGAGCGAAATCAGCACAAATAACTATGAAGACGCTGTAGCATTAGCGGCACTAGGAGGCGTAGCAGGTGCATCCCTTGGCAAAATAGGGATACTTGCAAAGGGTACTGGCTTGAGCGTTGGTGCTGTTCCTTTGACTGCTACAGGCGCTTTAACTGGTCTTGCCTTGTATGAAGCTATAAGACTAATCACACTGGGGGATACTTCATCTGTTAGTGCAGCAGCAATTGGAGCGTCTGTTGGGGGTGGTATTTCTGCTGCCATCGGCGGTGTAGGAATTGCCACGGGCGGAACTGCCTTTGCTGTTGGTATGGTTCCTATGGTCGCTGCTGGCTCTGTAGTTGGGCTTGGGATAGCTGGACTAAATCGACTGCTTCAACAAGGAGTTGACCCAGAAAAACTACTAGACCTAGCTATTGAGGATATGCAGCAACAGTTGTTAAAGTTACGTCAAGCTGTAACCTCAATTATGGTCACTCAAAAACAAACGCTGCAACAGTATGAACAAGCTCAATCTGAAGTGAGTAAGTGGCAAAGACGTACACAACTGGCTTTGCAAAATGGTCATGATGATCTGGCGCGAGAAGCACTCAAGCAAAAAAAGATTTTTACCGAAAAAGCTAATACTTTTAAAGCTAATTTAGATGAACAAACTGCCTTAGTAGATGTTCTCAAAAGTCAACTAGCAGCCTTTGAAAGCAAAGTTTCTGAAGCTAGAGCGTTTAAAGTTCAGATTAAATCCCAAATTATAGCTGCTAAAACTCAGGAGCGACTTCAAAACGTGGGTTGTAGCATGAACACCAGTAGTGCAATGGCAGCATTTGAGAGGATGGAAGCAAAAGTTTTGATGCAAGAATCCCAGAGTCAATCGTTAGTAGAGTTAGCAGGTGCAGACTTAGAAAGCCAATTTGCAGCAATAGAATCCAGTAATGAAGTAGATGAGGAATTGGCTGCTTTAAAAGCACAACTAAGTTTGGAATCTTCGTTTGTATCATCTAACTGCACAGCTAACCAAGTAGTTGATGAAGACTTGCAAGCACTACGAAAAAATTTAGATGAACTATAA
- a CDS encoding YhcG family protein: MSDLAVNDGSYQQLLDRIRECLALGRQRAFEQVNSVLVETNWQIGRYIVEFEQQGKERAEYGSKLLQVLSRDLKATYGKGFSRSNLQYMRLFYLKYENCQTLSGKLSWSHYTELLAISDDLARSFYEQQCIQDRWSVRELKRQKDSALFERLALSKDRAEILALAKDGQRIESARDVVKDPYVFEFLDLPDRNYHESELENWLIAELEKFLLELGKGFAFIGQQYRITLSNTHFYVDLVFYHRILKCFVLIDLKTRAVTHQDIGQMNMYLNYFRAEENMEDDNEPIGIVLARDKDEILVEYATGGISNQLFVSRYQLYLPETEVLKQELRRLLEVNDG, encoded by the coding sequence ATGAGTGATTTAGCGGTTAATGATGGTTCATATCAGCAGTTGTTAGATCGCATTCGTGAGTGTTTGGCGTTGGGGCGACAACGGGCTTTTGAGCAGGTTAATTCAGTTTTAGTGGAAACTAACTGGCAGATTGGGCGGTATATTGTCGAGTTTGAGCAGCAAGGTAAGGAACGGGCAGAATATGGCTCGAAGTTGTTACAGGTGCTTTCACGAGATTTGAAAGCGACGTATGGTAAAGGGTTTAGCCGTTCTAATTTGCAGTATATGCGTCTGTTTTATTTGAAGTATGAGAATTGCCAAACACTGTCTGGCAAATTGAGTTGGTCGCACTATACAGAACTTTTGGCTATTTCGGATGATTTGGCGCGGTCATTTTATGAGCAGCAGTGCATCCAAGATCGCTGGAGTGTGCGGGAGTTGAAACGCCAGAAGGATTCGGCTTTGTTTGAGCGGTTGGCATTGAGTAAGGATCGGGCTGAGATTTTGGCACTGGCTAAGGATGGGCAACGAATCGAGTCGGCGCGGGATGTAGTGAAAGATCCTTATGTGTTCGAGTTTTTAGATTTACCAGACCGCAATTATCATGAGAGTGAATTAGAAAATTGGTTAATTGCTGAGTTAGAGAAGTTTCTACTTGAGTTGGGCAAGGGGTTTGCATTTATTGGGCAGCAATACCGAATTACATTAAGTAACACGCATTTTTATGTGGATTTGGTGTTTTATCATCGCATTCTCAAGTGTTTCGTCTTAATCGATCTGAAGACGCGAGCGGTGACTCATCAAGATATTGGACAGATGAATATGTATCTAAATTATTTTCGGGCTGAGGAGAATATGGAGGATGACAACGAGCCGATAGGGATTGTGTTGGCGCGAGATAAGGATGAGATTTTGGTTGAGTATGCGACAGGTGGTATTTCTAATCAGCTTTTTGTGTCGAGATATCAGCTTTATTTGCCAGAGACGGAGGTTTTAAAGCAGGAGTTAAGGCGGCTTTTGGAGGTAAATGATGGGTGA
- a CDS encoding ParA family protein — translation MLSCACVSLSGGQGKTTVAFFLSLLLASQGKRVLAIDCDPQANLTFYLNHEVAANQPSLLEVLTGAVTTEDGIYPTQHSNLFLIPADRSLFKVSDYLINSGTGAFILKLRLRNVQSLFDYVIIDVQPSRSQICLTAVGASDKVLIPVEATTKGVNSLIDTLDFLQDQTSIMAFTGQVLGVIPFRDRWVGNTQTIEGKENIAAMKEFAGDIPVLPSIRESEQFKRAIRKGKLLSELGHSDLQYPFEQIIKILNP, via the coding sequence TTGCTTTCCTGCGCCTGTGTTTCGCTTTCTGGCGGACAAGGGAAAACTACCGTAGCTTTTTTTCTCTCTCTGCTGCTGGCCAGTCAGGGTAAACGAGTCTTAGCCATAGACTGCGACCCTCAAGCTAACTTAACTTTTTACTTGAATCACGAAGTAGCAGCCAACCAGCCCAGCTTACTGGAAGTTCTCACTGGTGCTGTTACCACAGAAGACGGCATTTATCCCACCCAACACAGCAACCTGTTCCTCATCCCTGCTGACAGAAGCTTGTTTAAAGTTTCCGATTACCTGATCAACAGTGGCACAGGTGCGTTTATCCTCAAACTGCGATTACGCAATGTGCAATCTCTATTTGATTACGTAATTATTGATGTCCAGCCGTCGCGATCGCAAATCTGTTTAACCGCAGTCGGCGCATCTGACAAAGTTCTCATTCCTGTAGAAGCCACCACTAAAGGAGTCAATTCTTTAATTGATACCCTGGACTTTTTACAAGACCAAACATCAATCATGGCATTTACAGGGCAGGTACTAGGAGTAATCCCCTTTCGAGATCGGTGGGTAGGCAACACTCAAACTATTGAGGGTAAAGAGAACATTGCTGCGATGAAAGAATTTGCTGGTGACATTCCCGTGCTACCCTCCATTCGAGAATCGGAACAGTTTAAACGCGCCATCCGTAAGGGGAAACTGTTATCTGAACTTGGACACAGCGACCTGCAATATCCTTTTGAACAAATTATCAAAATATTGAACCCATGA
- a CDS encoding GIY-YIG nuclease family protein produces the protein MNADESILNLEKVDLKNKHLLPEHSGIYYVLDENNIIWYIGKAKNLKKRWNGKAHHRLYQLSSQSRKKFSIHYKKLSELNLDEEEKKLIAKYTPHLNSSPVKKKKVLPAENLLRETIIKLPDFLVVLGIEPPRQINKNAITSDWWLKKKLAGLQIIHLVLDWDKLREFAEQDIEISTGILGNVFSTRKAYSNLWEAPHKEYVRRYGVVHGRIFVNGYVVEVSILDKVSQILTKTRMGTLAGEQIKIVEADILDKIKADLKIPVPKDFINKIQPYLQDPINLVFNDDIDRETLGKQIYKIKEEYKQGLRGVGSRIAKRISKGESNAS, from the coding sequence ATGAATGCTGACGAGTCAATTTTAAATTTAGAGAAGGTCGATTTAAAAAATAAACATTTGTTACCAGAACATTCAGGCATTTATTATGTATTAGATGAAAACAATATAATCTGGTATATAGGAAAAGCCAAAAATCTTAAAAAGCGATGGAATGGTAAAGCGCACCATAGGCTTTATCAGCTATCATCACAAAGTAGAAAAAAGTTTTCTATACACTACAAGAAGTTAAGCGAACTCAATCTAGATGAAGAAGAAAAAAAATTAATAGCCAAGTACACACCGCATCTAAATAGTAGTCCGGTCAAGAAAAAAAAGGTTTTACCTGCTGAAAATCTGTTAAGAGAAACAATCATCAAATTACCAGATTTCTTAGTAGTTTTAGGTATAGAGCCACCCAGACAGATAAATAAAAATGCTATCACATCTGACTGGTGGTTAAAAAAGAAACTAGCAGGATTACAGATTATCCATCTTGTGCTTGATTGGGATAAGCTAAGAGAGTTTGCTGAACAAGATATAGAAATATCTACAGGTATATTAGGTAATGTATTTAGCACTAGAAAAGCTTATTCTAACCTTTGGGAAGCACCACACAAAGAGTACGTAAGAAGATACGGTGTAGTCCACGGGCGGATTTTTGTAAATGGGTATGTTGTTGAAGTCAGTATTTTAGATAAAGTTAGCCAAATTTTAACTAAAACTAGAATGGGAACTTTAGCAGGTGAGCAAATAAAAATTGTAGAAGCAGATATATTAGATAAAATCAAAGCAGACCTAAAAATTCCAGTTCCAAAAGATTTTATCAATAAAATACAACCTTACTTGCAAGACCCCATAAATTTAGTTTTTAATGATGATATAGATAGAGAAACTCTAGGAAAACAAATATATAAAATAAAAGAAGAGTATAAGCAAGGTCTTAGAGGAGTTGGTAGTAGAATTGCCAAACGAATTTCTAAAGGTGAATCCAATGCCTCATAA
- a CDS encoding YjcZ-like family protein, producing the protein MSNIFPDNLSYQRQTLPIISTSNHHLKEIERRIPVVSDKALIDLINGIQVSRDIIRYRKNRSWFGQLFDQLDGSDNKRRLLLDGNLIAGQEALCNWVLELSDSLRISQVALKVTQNSLLEARDAIRNQKQRLQRQEETLFELSNQLNQLAQQVSTRLNHLEARIRQLEVRVAANEDLDRIVTAWTAGQTYTKLPWALQVALLAREIFSSSVMMYELETGDTERYRQILINKILTSSKQLPDNFFGLGDLLNQSCMEMTKDAQELTASLLEVRSIPQQRLVNTPHLFVIGTTLELATLPIEARTSNPAQSALALCRLHIDSISRTTDAREFITAIVEETANDCIAMIQ; encoded by the coding sequence ATGAGCAATATTTTCCCTGATAATTTGAGCTACCAACGGCAAACATTGCCAATTATTAGCACTTCAAATCATCATCTTAAGGAAATAGAACGTCGAATACCTGTAGTTAGTGATAAAGCCTTAATTGACCTCATTAATGGGATTCAAGTTAGCAGAGATATTATCCGCTATCGTAAAAATCGCAGTTGGTTCGGTCAATTATTTGATCAACTTGACGGTAGCGATAATAAGCGAAGATTGCTACTTGATGGAAATCTTATTGCAGGTCAAGAAGCATTATGTAATTGGGTACTAGAACTGAGTGATTCCCTTCGTATTAGTCAAGTTGCACTGAAAGTAACTCAAAACTCTTTACTGGAAGCGCGTGATGCCATCCGCAATCAAAAGCAGAGATTACAAAGGCAAGAGGAAACACTATTTGAATTAAGTAACCAATTAAATCAATTAGCTCAACAAGTTAGCACAAGACTCAATCACTTGGAGGCACGAATCCGTCAGCTAGAAGTGCGGGTTGCTGCTAATGAAGATTTAGACCGAATTGTTACTGCTTGGACTGCTGGGCAAACCTACACTAAATTACCTTGGGCTTTACAAGTCGCTTTGTTAGCACGAGAAATTTTTAGTAGTTCTGTGATGATGTATGAACTGGAAACCGGGGATACAGAACGTTACCGCCAAATTTTAATAAACAAAATTCTTACAAGTAGCAAACAGCTTCCTGATAATTTCTTTGGTCTTGGTGATTTACTAAATCAATCTTGCATGGAGATGACAAAAGACGCTCAGGAATTAACAGCCTCTTTACTAGAAGTTCGCTCAATTCCACAGCAGCGTCTGGTGAATACACCCCATTTATTTGTTATTGGTACAACCCTAGAATTGGCAACTTTACCAATAGAAGCTAGAACGAGTAACCCAGCACAGAGCGCATTGGCACTCTGTCGTCTCCATATTGACTCTATCTCCCGCACAACTGACGCACGAGAATTTATCACTGCCATTGTAGAAGAAACTGCCAACGACTGTATAGCAATGAT
- a CDS encoding ribbon-helix-helix protein, CopG family: MSDDALERLKKRQRPSVPARDASLTNKSQDISTSGYQDTKVSSSQDIPDSQSQDISTSGYQDTKVSSNQDIPDSKSQDTLVSSSQDTSTSGYQDTKVSTHPELKTKQSTIRLEAELSERLSEVCKANGISREVLIEALFEHYEADPQIWQAILAVAKAKGEQRMQVANMKRAQSMMQRFNYE, encoded by the coding sequence ATGAGTGATGATGCCCTAGAACGCCTGAAAAAACGTCAACGTCCCAGTGTTCCTGCCCGTGATGCTTCTCTGACAAATAAGAGTCAAGATATCTCGACATCTGGATATCAGGATACCAAGGTATCTAGTAGCCAGGATATTCCAGATTCTCAGAGTCAAGATATCTCGACATCTGGATATCAGGATACCAAGGTATCTAGTAACCAAGATATTCCAGATTCTAAGAGTCAAGATACCCTAGTATCTAGTAGTCAAGATACCTCGACATCTGGATATCAGGATACCAAGGTATCTACACATCCAGAACTCAAGACCAAGCAGAGTACAATTCGCCTGGAAGCCGAACTGAGTGAACGCTTGAGTGAAGTTTGCAAAGCCAATGGCATCAGCAGGGAAGTATTGATAGAAGCATTATTTGAACACTATGAAGCTGACCCCCAAATATGGCAAGCTATCTTGGCAGTGGCGAAAGCAAAGGGAGAGCAACGAATGCAGGTTGCTAACATGAAACGAGCGCAATCAATGATGCAGCGTTTTAATTATGAGTGA
- a CDS encoding GIY-YIG nuclease family protein, which yields MTLINPFELPSVQLCELKKLPSCTAIYFAIDSKDRLLYVGQATNLAARWKNHHRQYQLREIDKEFPVKIAWKAWNESGLAETEKILIKKFHPLLNGTEVESPIIVPSEKIFREFLKTFSRRLIIIGTQDKGNTELTNVYLKYDWTDCSPKGTAARIKKFIQENKDKNTSLKFQWNKYGRLFNEAVRPGSRAQKVNARKNRSYNNYWQVACNGVLIHITPTHDYKNLKLSTDTKALAGIKLRAVTKVGLAEMSSKYSHDFLGMCSYEKDPIPLLWINK from the coding sequence ATGACATTGATTAATCCTTTTGAGTTACCTTCTGTTCAGTTATGCGAACTGAAAAAACTTCCTAGCTGTACTGCGATTTACTTTGCCATAGATTCAAAAGACAGACTTCTCTACGTAGGGCAAGCTACTAATTTAGCAGCCAGATGGAAAAATCATCACCGTCAATATCAATTAAGAGAGATTGATAAAGAATTTCCTGTAAAAATAGCTTGGAAGGCTTGGAATGAGTCAGGTTTAGCAGAGACAGAAAAAATTTTGATTAAAAAATTTCATCCTTTACTAAACGGCACAGAAGTTGAATCTCCTATAATTGTTCCTTCAGAAAAAATTTTCAGAGAGTTTTTAAAGACTTTCTCAAGGCGTTTAATTATTATTGGTACTCAAGATAAAGGTAATACCGAACTAACAAATGTTTATTTAAAGTATGACTGGACAGACTGCTCTCCCAAGGGAACAGCAGCAAGAATTAAAAAATTCATCCAAGAAAATAAGGATAAAAATACCAGTTTAAAATTCCAGTGGAATAAATACGGAAGATTATTTAACGAAGCTGTTCGTCCTGGTAGTAGAGCGCAAAAAGTAAATGCTCGAAAAAATCGTTCATACAATAATTATTGGCAAGTCGCTTGTAATGGAGTTCTTATTCATATCACTCCTACTCATGACTATAAAAATCTCAAGTTGAGTACGGATACTAAAGCGCTTGCTGGAATTAAATTACGAGCGGTCACTAAAGTTGGTTTAGCCGAAATGAGCAGCAAATATTCTCATGATTTCTTGGGGATGTGTTCTTATGAAAAAGATCCTATTCCATTACTTTGGATTAATAAATAA
- the psb34 gene encoding photosystem II assembly protein Psb34 codes for MYTTVNEDGVLNNYATEPNMYYAEYPAIWEQRRYLIQGVFATLIVTALVLVGISVS; via the coding sequence ATGTATACCACTGTTAATGAAGACGGCGTTCTGAATAACTACGCAACTGAACCCAATATGTACTACGCTGAATACCCGGCAATTTGGGAACAACGTAGATACCTTATACAAGGCGTGTTCGCTACTTTAATAGTTACTGCTCTAGTTTTAGTCGGTATTAGTGTTAGCTAA